The Xyrauchen texanus isolate HMW12.3.18 chromosome 13, RBS_HiC_50CHRs, whole genome shotgun sequence genome contains the following window.
GTTTAACACGCCTGTAGCACGACATACTCCGGATTATATCCGCAGGCTCCGGGGGAAGAGAGGTTGTTGACCGGGAGCCAACTTTACTCATTCCTGCAGATGGTTTATCCATTTTGTTTAATTGAAATCATGCATAGACTATCCTATGAATTTGTCCATGGGATTGGTGGTTTCCAGTTGTTTTCTGAAATGTTTCATTCTATTTGAGCTGTCGAAGATAAGGGAAATTAAAAGGATGTTTCTTCAGCACTGAGAATATCTTGGaaataaagtctcattaaaacatttttactctCTCGctagtttatttaaaagagacattgaaaattcccaccacagtgtcatatccagcacatctcaaattctgcatTGTGTTTCATTGAATTATGTGGTGAAAAATGACAATCAAAATTACCATATCCTTTGTCTTTCTAAGGTTAATTTCAtaactaacattttatgtatcctcaATCCACAATtgaattttcacactttttgcatcatttggcaaaattacatctTGATTGAAAATTACACCCAATAAAAATATGGGAGGTTTATGGGAGGGGAtgaagtgtcccactttaccagtatTGCCTGAACAAATCAGTGATTTGGCAAAAGAGGGTCTTCAAAGGTTCTTCCACACATAATTTAGTATTTCTTAATTATTGCTTTTGAGGTTAGAGACTTCATAAAATATCTATAAAGGAATAATGTAGGTTATATGGAATTTGGATGACAATTAAAAGTGCTAGGAAAAGTAATATTTCCAAAATAGTCCCACTTTAACTATATTCAGTCTGCATGGTggaaattttaatttttaatttttttggcatggtggaaatgacaccacaCTATGCGACAGTTGTAATCTTTGAACAATTGATAGAAATCATTTTCAGATAATggatattgaaatggtttatgtttatttcactctttgttcagATTATCATAGCTTTATACATGTaatcattcatatttttaaaatagattttcaaaGTTTAGTATTGAAAGTCTGGATCTGAGACAAGGCTAGAACAATCAAATATATAcgtaaaagacatttgaaaaattGTGCCAAATATAAATGAAGAAggcataataatatataatataaataaataaatactatgtcagttttaatgtgatctTCATATTTAAAAATCGATCCCTGGACaacaaaaaacaccaaaaacGAGCTTTGCTCTGTTAAGTGCTCAATTAGGTCTTATTTAAGACAAGTAAATAAAAGCCACTTACAGCTACTCGCACAGGCATATTGCAAGTCAGGCTGCTAAGAGCTCGGAAAGTCGCTGTCCACTCAGGGGGTGCTGAATCCTCTGCTGCTCGCCAGTTAAACCCCGATTCGCCTCTATTATCtctcaaaagaaaaaagaaaaaacaaacaaaaaacatttgaagtCAAATGTATTAGAGCGTATGACATCCACCTGTAATACTAATTCTGAGTACGAAATAGGCAGACAATTGTTGTCAACATCATTTTCTCGGCAGCCAAGATGTTCAAAAGCTCCCCATATCCCTGTTGTTATGAGCAGTAGATTAAAAGAGTCCATCAACTATTCTCTAAGAGTCTAAAAGGTTAGATATTGAATTTCCATACCTCGTAACTAAAGAGTTAAGTGTAACGTCGTCTGGAGCCCGCCCGTACAGCTGCAACAACACGCCAGCGTGTTCCATGAACAAACAGCAGGAAAATATGATGACACGAGAGTTACACATTTAGATTTAGCCAATATTATAATGCGAGGCTAATTAAAATGGGATTTTAATAAGCACCGCACGTCTTTCCAAGGATAAAATGGAATTAACTGCATCAGACAGTCATTATTGACATAAACGTGTCAATGCAGCTGCTTATGCCACGATTTCATTGATAGAAATCTTCTACACTTGATGTAAACAAGTGACTGTAAATACGCACCGCAAATTGTTTGTAACCATTTGAAAACGACATAAAACACCTTAATGTGCTATCACAAGGacattaaatcatatttaaacaCTGTAGGAGTGGCATCGGTGTATAGACCCCTCCATCATgcattaaaacaattatgaaatcaCACCATAAACAATAACCCTATTGCAAAACAATTCCTTTATGAAAGTAAAATGCACATATGTAATATTATTCAAAAACAGCTTAGTACCAGCAAAACATATAACACTTTTCCAGTCAGGTTATAGGCTGAATTGTTCAATAAAGATCAGTAATCACCATAAACATCTGGCAATCATAAAAATATTGGGTCGATAAACAAAGCTGCAACATATACATACCTGAATGTTTGACAAATCATTGCTGACAACAGTGTGAAATTAAGTATTTAAATGCGGGAAAATGAATGAAGCCAGTATACAGGAGCTTTTTCCTCGTCTCCAGACATTGGACACATATATGGCCCGGTTTTCCTTTCATGGAAAAAGATCAACAAGTCTTGTGGTGAATCCACACTGATTTCTAACGTGAAGACGAACGCGACATCCGCTTGCCTTGCAGATGGCTACCATAGTCTTAACACGCAATGGCAGAGAGGCGGCGCGTTTAACCCTTGCCATCCGAAACCAAGATGCTCTTGGAGCCGCTCTTTCTGTGTCGCTTCACCAGTAACATCTGTGAAAATGGCGCCTTTAGAGTGGGCAGTGGAGAAAACTAGACGTTGAGATGTCAGCTTGTCGGAGGAGTGAAGACACCAGTCCCTGCttgaatatttaaatttaatattCTACCAAGATGAAGCATAGCAGCTGTGCAAAGCTGCTCACATATCTTGGTCTCCAGTGACCACATTTCAGAAGGTCTCATATTGAATTTCAGCTGTTGGTTCAAATAGATTGGCTTCCTAATTATTACTGTAAATaagaaaaactaaaacatttgatAAATCAGTTACATCAAATGTTAAGTTAATAAATAACAAGTTTAAGTAAGCAGAACTGTCCGATTTTGATTTTGTACTGATTCTTAACTTAAAATATTGAGTGAGCTAACTCATGCATATTAATGGTACTTaactttaaatgtaactttttggctgAACATAAAATCACCATGTAGGCTCAACTTAAATACAGTCGTAGTCAGAAGTTTACCTatgctgaagtcattaaaactaattttattaaccaatccacagatttaatattagcaaactatagttttggcaagtcatttagtacatctattttgtgcatgacacaagtaatttttccaacaattgtttacagacagattgtttctgtCACTTTTAATTGTCTTTATCACAAGTTCAGTGGACAGATGTTTAAATACACTTAGTTAACTGTGACttttagcagcttggaaaattccagaaaatgatgtcaagcctttagacaattagccaattaacttctgatatgaggtgtactgaattggaggtgtacctgtggatgtagttTATGgctactttcaaactcagtgccgcTTTGCttcacatcatgggaaaatctaaagaaatcagccaagacctcagaaaaagaaattgtggacctccacaagtctggctcatccttgagagcaatttccaaatgcctgaaaatactatgttcatctgtacaaacaatagtatgaaagtataaacaccatgtggcCATGAAGCCATCATactactcaggaaggagatgcattctgtttcCTAGAAATGAGTGATGTtgggtgcaaaaagtgcaaatcaaaccaagaacaacagaaaaggaccttgtgaagatgctggaggaaacaggtagagaagtatctatatccacagtaaagcaAGTTCTATATCGACATAACATGAAATGCTGCTCAGAaagaaagaagccacttctccaaaacTGCAATAAATACACAGACTACACTTTGAAAGTACACATGGGGATAAAGATGTTTTTTGgcgaaatgtcctctggtctgatgaaaaaggatgaggcttgcaagctgaagaataccatcccaactgggaagcatgggggtggcagaatcatgttgtatggggtgctttgctgctggaaggactggtgcacttcacaaaatagatggcatcatgaggaagaaaatcTTTTGGATATAATGAAGCAACATCTGAAGACATCAGCCAttaagttaaagcttggtcgcaaatgggtcttccaaatggacaatgaccccaagcatgcctccaaagatttggcaaaatggctttaggacaacaaagtcaaggtattggagtggccatcaaaaagccctgacctcaatccaatagaaaatttgcatgcagaactgaaaaagcttgtgcgagcaaggaggcctacaaacctgacacagtaacaccagttatgtctggaggaatgggtcaaaattccagcaacatattgtgagaagcttgtggaaggctacccaaaatgtttggccaaagttaaacaatataaaggcaatgctaccaaatactaacaaaatttATGtagacttctgacccactgggaatgtgatgaaagtaataaaatctgaaataaatcattctctctactattattctgacatttcacattcttaaaataaagaagtgatcctaactgacctaagacagggaatgtttactactattaaatgtcaggaatatttaatttaatttaaaagagtttaaatgtagcaatttgtgtatgtaaacttctgacatcaactgtatgTCAGCATACATGAATGTTATCATGCTGAATGCATGCTAATTGAATAAAGCATGCTTTGATTAGCATTGAAATTGCTCAACAAGTATCAATATACTACagaatattgtaatattgtaccTGTCGTCAAGCTCAAGTTCCAATATTTACCACAATGTTAAAaaaagacaacattttttttttttacataccagaaactcttctaaaaaacacaacaaaacattaaacactaacaagtatctctctttatattcatcttgcactaAGACActatataacacttaattttaacatgtaCTCTCCCTGTCGAGTGTCATggaaagcatgctgggaaataaaAAAACCCTtcccagtttcagttaaatttaagTTCCTGTAAATTTAGAGACAAGTTAattaaaatcaaaacattaaacaattcaGGTTAATTAAAAGGTGTAAGTtttgtgaactcaaaagaaatagaaagttctaaatactcttcaaggttaatttatttgaactaatatGTATGATTTAATTTTTACAACAACTAAATATTTTAGGATTTATAGTGGGGGAAAAGAGGAGGTATCAGATTAAACCTTGTGTCATTTTTTTAGATTGACTTTACTCTCTACAGTATATGTTTGGGGTCCTATAGAGACCCAATGATGCATGTGTAAAAATAAGAATGGTAACTTCAGAATGAATCTCTTATATTCCCTTTGTACTATTTTACTGTTTTATGAGCTAATCAAAACCAAGTAGACAGATACTGTATCATCAAATCTTTAACCCTCTATTATTACAAAATATGTATGCACTTTTCTGAAAGGTGACTATGAATCAATACAGTGGCATTGCTTCTGTTTGGCAACAAAACATTGTAGAAAAATCtagcaaaaaaatctaaatagacAGTTGACAGGAGTGTACTACTAGAGTGTTCTAGAAGTTCTAGTTCTAGAGCCTTTAGCATGTTAGATTGTTAGCATGTTAAAATTCattgcatttattcatcttttaaACCTGGCATCACTGAGACGCcaaacaaataatgtatttttgtttttctgggaAACATATGAAGCATGTATCAAGTTGGAATTCTGTTGACAATCTATTCTCATTAGATTAGGGAAAgtcatttcgtttttttttttacatattaaaggGGCCTTTGGGTCACTTAGACCTCAAACCAAGAAGTAATGAAAACTGTGCTATTTCTCTTTTAATTTCTCTTTTGCATACTATCAGAAAAGCAAACCTAAACTACTATTAGATTGTGAGAGACTATAAactacaaaacattaaaaaaaaaaatctatatttacatTGCAATAAATATCCAAGACAAttagcatttttaaaaacaatatatccatccatccatccatcttcaaccgcttatccgaagtcgggtcgcggggaaaaacaatatatacataaGAAATTTGTTGAAAACAAAAATTAGTTATTGTTATCTGTACAGTTCTAATCAGAATTGGCATGTTATTGCTGTAAAGTCTTTCTTCTATAACGGATCTCTAGATCTTCCCTTGGTTGTAACATGCCAAAGCCGTATCGGCTGGTGTCTACCAATGGCACGGTCAAGTTCTTGTCACACAGTTCCAGGTCAAATCGAGTCAAGACCATGAATACAAACCTATAGGgacaaaacatttataaacaaatgaaaaatatatattgtagcTCATTTTGGCCCCAAATTCTTCCCTTGCAAACACAGCATGCCAGTGTCTCATATTTAAGTTAATGACTCTTATTTAACTACAGTAGCACTATATTCATTATTACCAGAGACACAGAAGCATAAATTGCCATTGGTAAATCTGGAAGTAATAGGATCAGGATTTTAAGAATTTATACACTATGTAATATGAATGCATCATTAGTGCTGACAGGATGGTGGTATACTAACTCTTTAATTGCACTAAGTGCAAAATGGCGTCCTGGACATATGTTGCCTTTTGTCCCCCAGGGCATGGTGGGATACTTCACCCTCTCTCCTTCCTTTATGAAATCTTTCTTCTCTGTCCCATCTGCATTGAGGAAGCGGTCAAACTTGAACTTCTAAAACATCAAAAGAAGACAAACAGGATTAGTCATAACATTCACATGGCttccattttttatttagattatcATGCCATTGAGTAAAAAGTTAATGCATCcaaattatatttacagtatCTGATGACAACATCTGATTGTCATCTTTAAATGCACAGTCTGCTGACAAACTGAAAAATGATATGTTCATGTGATATGTTGATGAGACATATCTAATATTTGCTTGCTGTTAATCAATCATCTATTAATCAGTGCACTTGATTTGGAAGCTCAGGTTGTTAGTTTAGTTCAAACTGCCATTATAAAGTACTATGGCATGCAATGTCAGCATTTTTGCAGACAGTGAAAGTGCCAGTGGTGAGAAACTCTGCCCCCTCCCCCATTTACAGTACAGACAGCAGTTGAATGGCTAATCCCAGATTTCGCACTAGATTAGCCCTTTGACCCATACAGAGTTTAATCCAAGGTGGATAACAATGGTTGACGCCAATGAAATTCAAGAGGAGGTTTAGATAACACTTTTGCTTAGTATTTATACGTGAGCtgtattataaataaatgtacttaGCAATGCATTATCTGCTAATATGAAAAACTATCTAAGTGTGTTGCTTGATAAGAAGCACATTGTGGCAACTGTCACTGTTACTATAAAAATTGCTTGAATTAATTTCTTATTTGCATAAGATTTAGTTACATGTCAAACTAAGTTTAAAAACTCGAACTCAATGTCACTGCACTATACGTCCTAAAGGAAACACAAAACATGCTTGATTTGTAAAACACCACTTGATTAGTCTGCTATCAGTAATTTGAAAAAGTTAAGCAGAGCAAAAGAACAAACAACATCCAAATTCCCTTAAATTACGTTAACCAAGAATTTCAcatcattatttattgcagtttaaTTGTTTGAGTCTATTCCATTGAATTTCACCTATTTAGGATAAACTGAAAAtcaatgaacatttaaaatccacatacattataaattcttaaGGTTATTAAATGATTTCTCCTCCAAGCATATCTGTCCTCTTAAGGCCAAAACCAACTCTACTCATGCACGTGAACGGAGGCGGTTTTAGCTAGTATATTGTTCCAAAGAAATAACAACAAGCAAGTATGTGTTGCCACAAAGGTGCAATAGCAGTCATTAGAGTGAATTTTCCATTACGTTGAGTACTCCCTTGCAagccaactactgtcatggtggagaAACAGTTTGAGAAGACTATTGGAGACTaagtaagttaaagtcaatattTATAGCAACTAACCTGAATAATAACATATCAAGTTTAATGACAAAGACTTTTGAAAGCAACTCTATCatccccttgagtactgagattTGTTGAATCCACAGAAATGCAAGAAGCCTATTAAGCATGTCCTACGGACTTCACATTGGCAATGTGTTGGCCAAGCGCTCGCATTTGCATATGCATATTTGTggaaagtatgtttctggcctcaAGAAGGCACTAGAATCTGAAATTGTACCTCTGGCTGTTGGTGGATCTGTGGGTCCATTTGAGGGCTGAGGAAGGGGAATACACACAATCGGTCGCCTCTTCTGAGCTGGTATTCTTGCCCATTGCTTAAACGAAACTTTGTGTCTTGCACCACTTCTCTAGTCATGAGAGCAGCTGCAGTAAGACGCAGTGTCTCACTAAGAACACTATCTGCAAAAACGGGTCAATTGTTTGAGTTTTTCAAGTGATATTGAATATAAAAATGgtcacataaatgtaaattcagtaatGAGCTCAATAAAACTTCTGTAATCAATGGCAGAAATAATTTAATAGTGGACATATGTAGAGTATCTATAAGTAATTTGTTTGAAGATCATGCTTGTTCCTGTTGCCTAAAACATGTAAAGATCTTTGATGTTACACTTTATgttgaaatcaacctacaaatagctTACTGTACTTATAGGACATGGaaacaattacacacttcagcattGAATAATCTCACTAATGCGACCTACCAAAGACtggtgtgtgtttctctctctcttccagggGGAGGTGCTGTACATCTCTGATTTCCTTTCTTACTGAACTCAGAGCTTCTGGATGGGTGAGTATGAAGCCAAGTACCCAGAATGCCGCTGGGCCAGCATTTCCCTGAGAACATATGAAAATGATATTTCATTTCCTGGAAAGCAAAGTACTGACAGAGTGACCAGTCAGCTGTGAGAGATTCAAAGTCACAATGACATTTCACAAGGTTTATGACATTTAAACTAAACATACAGTATCTAATCTACAACATATTGTTTCTCAGTGTATAAGAAACAAGCATTTTTACATAGTTACAATGCAGTCAGTGTGAAACGGTTCAACCAGTCATACAGCAATTACTACGGATTCAAGGGTGAATCCTCACTGAGAGAGGGGGCCATTGAGAGGTGAAGACTGAGACAAACCTGCTGACACTATGACAAAGCATCTAGAATTTTTTCCTACAAAAGGAAATCACCATGTACTCATTATGTCAGTATCTTGAAAACTACCTGTTACAAAAACCTGTCTCACAGAATCATGTTACATCCTTCATTCTTGCAAAATGATTACATGGCTTGTTGTATGTCGCAGAGTAACGTTTCAGATGAtcaattcataaacacttactttctgCCCTGTTCCTCGTACAAAGctttcttatgacatcaaaacacttttagtaCATGACTTGTAAGATGATACAtattaacgtttgcattacataaaccagctacatttacaagcttgtttgaacGTGACCAAACTGCGTGCTGTAGTAGGTGAACTGATATAGCGTTGCACTTCCGATGCACGTGAGttgacacgtgagccaaaagtgtcatagacaAACCAAAAATTGAatggttgctttagcaattgcaACAATGTAGTTTCATGACTATCCCATATGGCATCACATTTTGAAATTGCATTACACTTTGATTGTATGGCAAGCTATgacaaaatatattgtatatatatatatatatatatatatatatatatatatatatatatatatgtgtgtaatgGTCTATTCCACATTATCCCTTGTTTAGCTTTTCCTTTAAGTTATTAGTTTTAGTTTAAGGGGATTTATCATGACAATTCTATTGGTTGAGATGTATGAAGGAACtagagtggtgcttgcccatgcaaaactctcTGTCACAATGCTAggctgttttgggtggttgccagaaaGTCAATATATGAGGTTTCTCGTGTGATCTTGGTAGTTGCCAGTGGATTGCTGCAGTAGGcaatgcggttgctagggtgttctggatgggtTTACTGGCCCAAGCCAAAAATGCAGACGCCCAAATCTCTACTGTATGTTATTCTGGTCCCTATATGCCCTTCCTTTGATGTAAGATTATGGACTTTTTtgtctgtttgctgttttatCATCCGTGAGGCTTCAAAAAGaaacagcacacctctcctcaataagctGCAGGATTTATGTATCAATCATGTCTGTAGCATAAATGGTGCAGGACGAGCTATGTGCCAAAGTGTAATACTCTGGCTTAAGGGTCTGTTCAAAAAGcgaacaaagaaaaaaaagtgagAGCTCTCTCATTTGTTCTTAGTTATACTGCTCTCATGTGGTAAATTGGAGGACTGTTGCGTATTGGTTATGGAAATGTAAATCTAAACTGAAAATGGAAAAGGAAGACATTATAcatgtttgtttgcatgtttcagatgttattgtgttgaagAGCTTGATTGTATTACCTCTAATATGTGCACAATAGTTCATTCTTTAGAATTAATTTCAAATTCTATTGACACCTCCTGCATATTACTTATAATTATGGAGGAAATCATTCTGTACATTCTGCTTTGGGCAGCTTGTCAGCTTCTTTTGTTCATGCAATCTGTAAGTGGCAGGTACTCAAGCGAATCACATTCTCGTGCATTGCAGAGCTGACAGGCTCTTTTGTTTTCAGTATCACAATAAGTATAAACAGCCTATCCCTATGGCAACCTCAAGGCATTAATGTGTCACCCGAACATCAAGCACTAGATCTTTAAAGAGTGATTAAATATATGACATCCGAAGAAAGTAATTCTTAAAGCAACagttcaccctcatgctgttccagccctgttttattgtgtttcttccatgaaacacaacaggagatgttctTTTCCATCGAACGAAAGTGAATGGGGATTTAttgtgtcaagctccaaaaagggcacAAAAGCATCATAGAAGTATCATGAAAATTGTCCATAGCACTTACCTGTGTGACCCATAGTTGGAGTAGCATTGCTCTTCTCTGAGTCTCAGCATCTAGGCCTTCCTCCTGAAGGTGCTGTATGAAACTCTGCAACCATGACTGTTGTTTATCCTCTCTGTCCAAACATGACGGAGTTAACAGTTCCCACAGCTTTTCACGCGCTGAATTTGCAACTTTGTTCTCCTCTAATGAATGCATGCAAAACAGACACAAAGATTAGTTATACAGAGGTCCCATTAAATCATTTGAACTCTTTGCAAACTGAACATTTCATTAAAAGAGGTTTGTTAGGAGTTAAATGATAAAACTAATAGAAGGTTGTTTCTTCAACTCCAGAGAGTCtccttaaaaaaaattcaaactggtttatttaatttgtctactaacaatatccattatatttacatttggcagacgcttttatccaaagcaacttacagtgcaattattacagggacaacccccccagagcaacctggagttaagtgccttgctcaaggacacaatggtggtggctgtggggttagaacctgtgaccatctgattaacagccccgtgctttagccactacgccaccaccacataacatttttatatatccttaattcacatatttaaataatattttcacactttttgcataatttttaaaaacattgatggaaaaattatttccacacaataaatattgaaatggtttatgtttatttcactatttttattatcattttttatttttataatggattgttATGGTCTATTATTGAAATCTGGgtttgggacaaggctaaaatgataaaatatatacacaaatggcatctgaaacgtaccaaaaatataatttatgagaCAGTTTTAATGTTATCTTCACatgacaaaaagaaaaatgtttaaatctgttagttttaataaaatcaGCCCCTAGAAAATGACCAAAATTGAAGAAACACCTAAATAC
Protein-coding sequences here:
- the LOC127654217 gene encoding prostacyclin synthase-like; this translates as MISTAVLLLLLLGLAVLFVYTRRARRRNEPPLDNGIIPWLGHALEFGKDSAKFLTRMKQKHGDIFTVCAAGRYITVLLDSNCYDAVLSDTISLDMTAYSQLLMKRIFNLHLPNHNPASERRRAEMHFQGTGLIQLCSSMQNNFHLLMTSSEIGLNEWKKEGLFHFCYSLLFKAGYLTLFGTEKYDSAELTNIYKEFRRFDKLLPKLARCSTNKEENKVANSAREKLWELLTPSCLDREDKQQSWLQSFIQHLQEEGLDAETQRRAMLLQLWVTQGNAGPAAFWVLGFILTHPEALSSVRKEIRDVQHLPLEEREKHTPVFDSVLSETLRLTAAALMTREVVQDTKFRLSNGQEYQLRRGDRLCVFPFLSPQMDPQIHQQPEKFKFDRFLNADGTEKKDFIKEGERVKYPTMPWGTKGNICPGRHFALSAIKEFVFMVLTRFDLELCDKNLTVPLVDTSRYGFGMLQPREDLEIRYRRKTLQQ